From the genome of Watersipora subatra chromosome 9, tzWatSuba1.1, whole genome shotgun sequence:
TCTTTGAATGAAGTCTATTAATATGACCCCCGCTCGGTTCTGTTTATGATCTCCCCATGATCCATGACGGGCATTAAAGTCACCAAGTAACATAAGACCTTCTATTTTCATGTATGGTATCTGGCTAATGATGTTCTGGGTGGTTGCTAGAATTTCTTGTAGTTCATCAGTCCCATCAGGCGGAGCATACACAGAGCAAATGAAGTAGCGAAGGCCTGCAGTCTGGCATACAGCGACTAGCATGTCTGCATTTAATGGCTCCAGTTCTGTGTATCTAGTAACAGGGATGTCATTTTTCATCAGCAATGCCACTCCATGTTGTTTAGTGCTAACTGGGTTGGGTCTAAGAATGCATTTCATGTTTGTTAGACTGCCATGTGGAAGTTCAGCTATTTTTGTTTCGGTAAGGCAAACTATGTCTAAATCTTTACTCCAGATATATTTATCTAAAGCCATTATAGCATTGTTTGACATGCCATTGATGTTGAGTTGACACACATTAAACGCCATTTTGAAGCTCTTGGTGTCGTTGAGTGATTTTGGCTAGTCTCCTTTTGAACTCGTTACATTTGTTTCTCTGATCAGAGCTATGGTTGCCTTTACATTTTCTACACGTGGGTTGTTTGGCGCATATTAAATGAGAGGTGACATTACTGTCGTTTCCACAGTGTGGACAGGCTTTTTCACTATTACATTGGGTTTATGAGTGTCCGAAATTCCAGCAATTTGTACAGTGTCTGACATGGGGCCTCCATTGCAGGGCCTCTACTCTGACATATTGGCTCTGACTGGCTAATTTGATACCTCCCTCAATTGCTTCTGTTAGGTCTTCTCGAGTTTTGAAAAATGTCTTGACTGTTCTGAGCCTTTTTTGTTGGGACCTTTAGTCATTCTGATGAATGTTGTGTCTGAAAACAACATGTCTAGGTCATTCTTGAGATCATCATCATCCATATCCAGGGGAACTCCTTTTGCTACGCCTACAGTATTCTTGACTTGTTTGGTGGGGAATCTGATGCTAGAAGAACCAAATATTTCCCCTGACTTCCATTGTTCTAGGATCAATTTCTTCATGCCTCCGGTGGCTACTTGAAccatcagtttatttttcttgtGGGGGTAGTGTGTTATCCTGTCAATTATTACTTTGTCTATGTGCTTAATAATCTCTCTTCTCACTTTGTCATCTGAGTTGGCTTGATCAGTGTTGGTGATGTTCTCTATGATGGCGATTTTTTCTATCTGGAATTGGATACTTCCAGATTTGCCTACATTTGATGGAGCTTTAGTGGGTAGCGGGGTTTTCATTTGAGGGTGTTTACTGTGTGTTACAGTTGTCCATCCTTCTTCATCATCATGTTTATTCCGATGTTCAACAGCATTATTGACTGGTGGACTGAGTTGAAGTGGTTGGGTTGTGTGTTGGGCGTTCTTCGGTTACCTGCTTGGGTTTTTGTAACAGATAGCTTATCGTTGGTCCGACGGTATGTCGCAGctctttgttttctttttccaattTTTCGACACGTTTTTCCATTTATCTGACTTTTCAGGTGAACAGATTCCATGGAGAGAAGTTTTTGTTCTAACTTTTGAATCAAGAGCAATGCTGTGTTGAGTGAAGGTTCATGTTGTGTACCGATTGTAATAGGCTGACTTTGGAACTGGTGGTTGGATGTATCACCCTCTTCTAGGGTTGTGGGGGGTCATGGTATCATCATGTGTAGCTTCACTCAGTATCATGTTGTTATTTGAAGGTTGGTATGTTTCAAATGTGAGTGTTGACCTTACATGCTCCTCTTTGTGGTATATTGGTTTGGGGAAGAGCTTCATTGCATTTTTTGGTGCTGCGAGTCTTCCTTGAAtccaattttttctttttgggcAAAAGTAATATGAGTCTAGCCATGTTCTCGAGAGAATAAAATACAGCTAGTTTTCCTTGTATGAAAACAGTACCTGTGTCGAATACTGTGATATATAGTGATTGCTGGTTGCTGCCGAATTGTACACCCTGCTGAATGGAAGTTAGCTCTGCGCTCCATTCATGTCGTAAGTTGCTGATCCAATCTTCTTTATATCCGGGATGGCAGTATGCAGCAACAGACTCGTGGTATTGGCAAGTTATTATTTCCTTTGACCTATATGTGTAGATCTTACCGTCCTTGACAACAATTGATTTGTCATCTCCTTTCTTGTGACAACTTTCTTCAATAGCACAGAGTGCTTTGTTCAGTGACATCATAGTGGTTTGACAGGTCAAAACATGATCGGTGGTGTTTTTATCTGGGTGATATCATTGAGATAGTATAAGGAAATTTTTTCTGGTGAACATAAGGAAGTTCCCATGATGTTCTGGAATATCATTGATTAGTAAAATTTCCTTTGTGTGTTTTGAGTCATAACCATTGCATTCATATTGGTAGTTATTCATGAATCTATCTACACTAAGATTACATGGACATGAGTTGGGGTGAACTTTGTTGAAGTAAATGGTGATATCTCGGAGTTGTcccatttatttaattaatttctGGTTTGAAATAGAATAAGACTTAACAGTGCAAGCGCTGATGCTTCACCACACATCGTCGACTGTGCCGTTCTCAGCAATTAAGGGGAACCGAGACGTAAGTCGGATTTCTACCCCAGCTACACATGCACTCACAGGCACTCTAGCCGCGTTGGGTCCGTTAGGATTCACACCAGcgattgctaaaaataaattgcttCCACTTCCAAAAACTAGGAAATTCTCTAATAATCTATTACTATTTTGCTGTATGTGCAATCTCAGTAATATGCATTCttaattttttgctaaaaatgagAGGTGTTGTGTACCTAGTACGTGAAAGAAGTCGATTTCCGCTCAAATTTCTTCTCGAGCAGAATTTTCAGTGTCTATTTGCAACCTTCGCCTTTCATCAAATGAAAAATCAGTGTTTTTACAATGAACATTGTGTATTTTAAGTTGCTTGAAAAATATAAGTAGGAGAGATTGGGGTACGTTGCAATGCGGGGCACGTTGAAACACACCTCAAATTGAAACACACCTCACTAACTAAAGAGCTTTCTAGGTCATCCTATGAGATATCTTGATTGCGTGAAATGAAAATAGCAACAGTTTAAGTGAGCCATGATTTGCTAACCTTTATGGTAAATTTTGGctcttttatttttatatccaAATTTAGATAATTGCGTATCTTCTTTGTACATCATTCTATGTTAGCAAAAGTCAATGGAGGCAGCTATAGACATGTTTTCTTCACAATGCACCCACCAACTTCATGATGTTACATCATCCTGAGTTGGGATGAAAATTTTGGTTACTCATAGTCACTTGGGGCACGTTGCAACACAAAGGGTATGGGGCAAGTTGAAacatgttttaataataaaaatagagaGGCAAGTTGCAACATGTCTCAAACTTGCATCCAATCTTTTTAGAGGGGAACAGCTCGAGTAGCGTTGAAGCTTTAAACCCATAAATTTCTGGACTATATTAATATCATGACTGCAAATGCTcacatttagaaaaaaaaagtttgatCTTTAGATCAACATGTACATGTGTTTTGTTGTACTGTAAAAGTTTGTTTGTCGTGATTGCTGTACACAGTGTTTTACTTGTGTTGCACACAAGTTCATAGCCAActcttttcaagtttttcttGCTCAGGTAATTAGGGGAAATCTAAATTGATTGGCTGAAAATAAATTTCCAGAAAACACAATTCTAAAATTAGAATTTACTATGAAATTCAAAGACGTTTTAATGTGCCACATAGGGTGTCTCATGTTACGCTTACATTCATTGGTGTTTCAATGTACGCTCTACTGGGGCCCGTTGACCCACCGATTATGTAATTAGTACTTTTGTGATATTTTCCAAAGTATACAACCAGCAGAATTGGCGTTTggcatatacagtcaaacatggataactcgagcttcaagggaccgagcaaaagtgttcgaattatcagagcgttcaagttatcagagcactgtcacaagtccatatatttacttatttattagtagatacatgtacatatacaaactataatataaatcaaaagcacaaatggcttgtttcaaattaaatgcttctaatgtaaagtttaaaacgttttcatgaaaaagtatagagatttttctatcacttgagattggtttgttgtttgaggtgatgttattgccatgacgtttttcagattgacattggcaaaacttgatcgttgttgaaatgctcaaaagaaaagacatttttttcttttggggttttacccacgatcaattttgccgttttttcttgaagtttatgcagattaccttactttacctgggattcgttaagagcaacactccgaggcagttcaattagaagttttacgaggttttacggtacattctatatcactcacgctttttgaatgtacacacgtattctgtgtttaggtcaaacgatgaatagttttttgtagctcagacaacgtatacgtttaattacaccaattttaagacgttttaaacattcaacattccgacgttgattcaacacggaatcaacgtcgtaaaactattcatcacgggctagccgggtcacgcactcaaggattttcgccacgcacatacaaaacaaaatgcgatttttgttttgtatgtgcgtggcgaaaatccttgcgcgcgtgacccggctagcccgtgctattcatcgtatcgcagtataaatcaattttcaccaaacttttagaaaagttgttgacaaaaatattttgccgatggtggtaataacaacgcttatgaattacgaaaagatgaagtttacctctatggctttgaataaagtgattttctaaagcgataacaaccgtttcggtagccgttgggcaaaaaacagttcgaattaacagtgttgagttcgagttatccatagcaatttatcattacgtgggaacggaccaaaggaaatgtttgaattaaccatgtgttcgagctatccgtggacgagttatccatgtttgactgtatatgtaaaacatattttagcaGTCTGTGATTATTTAAAtcatattccaatattttactaaaactataGCCAAAAATCCTTTTTTTTGTTGCAATGTGCCCCACCCTCCCCTATAATAGATATGAAACTGCTGATCCTTGCATCAAGAAACGCAAGCAAAATATAGCATAGGAAAATTATTGGCAAAATTAAGCACACATTTTAGTTGCCAcatcatttttaaaactaacataaaTATTGTGGATTTTACATATAACATGGCCATTGCAAAGGTAATAACGATAATAGTAAATCCAAGTCTAAAATTCCATCAGAATGTAATCTATTGAACTCCAACTGTTAAGTAATGGAGCGCCTAGAGAAGATATTGAAGTATGTGTACATGGAGGGTTACCTATGTTAAAGCCTAATTGCTAGCTTTTTGATTACTGTTCTATCGTAATCAGCTAGTGTTTGTTTCCAACATCAGTAAAAGTATTATCTgtcaataatattgttttaagtTTTACAGAAATGATGTAACTAAAACAACTAGGTTTGTTCATCTGTTTTGATGTGGGTGAGCCATTTCATATTTTCAAGCATCTCTATACAAGCGCAGTCATGTACTCTTTATAGATTTATATCtcctatatataaattatagatatatatatatgtctacaGAAACAGCGGTTTCAAATGACTGCAGATACAAAGAAATCGcctgtaatatattttatgtcatTGTAATCTGGTTAAAGGTTTTCCGCAATGTGCCATTTATCTGTTGTTTGATGACTTAGCTTTTTTTTATGACATGAGCTCATTGTATGAGCTTTCAATGTGTCATGCAGGAAGATGTAGAAAAATTTATGCAAGAGTCTGAAAATGAAACAGCCGAAAAGGTCTTGCGGAGTTTGGATGAACAGTATCAAAAGTACAAGTTTATGGAGCAGAACTTGACTACTAAGAAAAGAAGGTACTGTCGGCCATAATATATgccataataatataatatatgccaggtttcattataaattatagttttttctttattttgttattgtttagATATTCTGTGGTTTTCTTTCTTTTTAGGTAtaatatttccattttcattAACATGGTCGCAAAGGCATACGTCATATGCAGCGCAATTAGTTGGAATGTTTTGTCAGGTCTTGTCAAGAGACATGTGACATTCGAGCTCATTAGGctaattctgtcgtaaaaacTCGATGACTACAGcctataataaaatttatcattCCTTTTCACAAACGTATAAGGTGTAACAAAATTCAACATGTCTATTATAATTTTAGTATGCtggttaataatattattttaaatagtttttaccCTTTGCAGCGCTATTCAACAGCATTCAGGGTGATAAAAACAAGTGCTCATTTGTTATTAGAAACTTTTTTCAGTGCTGCTGTTGTTAAATTCAAGGTACTAGcattaaaacatttcaaaaccTGAAGCTTtacatttaatttgaaaactGAGAGGTGTGGTTGGTATGGTGCTTCAAACTTTTTCCCCCACTATTTGACTGCCGGCTATTCGAGACGGATATAAAGGTTTCAATGTGggataattttttatagattgaaGGCGCAGATTCCAGATATTAAAGGTACCCTCGAAACAGTTCAACACCTTATGGAGAACTCCACTGAGACTGTTGATACACAGTTCTTGTTAGCCGACAATCTTTATGTTAAAGCCAAAGTACCTCCTACTGATCGAGTTGGTCTCTGGTTAGGGGTAAGCGTGAAGCTTTGctgaataaattttttgtttcagtTGTGTCTGAAGTGTGATAGTTCTTCATCGGTCTACACTATGGTCTTGTAAGGCTGTCTTGCTAACTGAGCATGCCTGAAGGCAAATATTGATCATGAACAATGAGGATCTAGCAGAAGTTGTCTCCTCAACATTGCACCCTGATCAATTATACGGAATTACTATTTCAAGTACTATTTTCACTAGTATTGAAATTTTCCACATGACTCTTTAAACCTTTTGGTTTagtcataatatttttatattataggcTCTTCCTCTATGACCTAGACGTTAACTTTTACTATAGCCTCTGATCTtaaaatatattcttatatCCCTGCCTTATTTTGTGCGCACATCTCAATGGGCTTTTTTGCTTGTCTTTCTCATTCCTCTGGCTGCTAGCTTCTTTATAGTGTACGCGTCAACTCAACAATATTTTGTCATAAGCAGTAATAATAAACTTATTTCAACTCTTTTGCCACCATTAACCGCGTAGTATGGCTTGGGAAAGCATTTGCTTATGCCCAAGAGCCGCTTGGTCTGGCTTTAGTAAACttgttacaaaacatttctatttgggAATAGTTAATTAGTTAAGCTATCACATGTATATGTGTTGAAACGACAGGAAACTATTGTCTGCGTGCCTTGAGTCAAAAGAGAATGTGCTTACATCTATCCAGAGGGTAGTTTCACTTTACAAaagctattttttatcacagtttatttttaataatatccaGTAATGTCAATCGCATTACACCTAAGAAGGTTTCACTAGTGGTAGATCAAAAATGTCTgagctatttttaaaatttaaaactttatgtttattgatttggtatcaaaacatttttatagaccgTGTGTTTCAGAAGagatagtaatttacatgcacccttttcaaatattaggttttaacgAATATGTACTTATGTTTCGGTAaggaaattaatttggtagcaaGAGTTAATCATGTGTGGAACGTAACGACACGCCATATTCTGTAGCATTTGAAGGTTACACCCACAATATTTGTATTTGATTGGACGATAACTTTAGCTAGATCATCATGGCAATTTGGACACATGCCCTCTCTCTAAGCTATTAGGATGTTGCAACACCTTTCaaaatataaactttaattGATCAATTCATTAGTACAGCAATACCTCGGTTCTCGAaggcttcggttctcgaccaattcTTTTTTACACGATTTTTGAGGTAACTGATTTTGCATTTTtcgctgtttcattatcaatttctgcaatttttggtattgtgtcttaacctagaatgttttaaaagcaaaacataagaaatgtttactttttgttttcttttttcatcatcacagataaaaaatattttattaaaaataaatacgatctatatctacccgtttttatttatagtatgtagtatatagtacaacttatggtgtaaaatgtaaaaaatactttatcaaagttgttttctccgcttggaacggattaaaattaacatacattaattctaaagGGAATAATTGTTTCCGATCTCGAACAACTAGGTCTTCGAACAACATTCTGAAACGGATTGTGttcaagaaccgaggttccattgTATTGGCTGTTTACTGCAGACGCATGCTTATGATGCATCCTATTGTTCATTCTACAAGTGTGTCGGTTTCTGTGCTACGTGAGATTGTGTTTTACTCTGTCATAAGTGCATGATataatatttagatatattttatgaatTGCAGGCTAACATTATGCTAGAATACTCACTGGAAGAGGCACAAGCATTGTTAGAGAAAAACTTATCACAAGCAAAGTCAGCCTTGGATGTGGTAGGTGATCATCTGATGCATCGTTTGCAGAAAAATGACTAGTTCTCAGTAACCATTATCAACTGGTGTGCAGTAGGAGGTTCTTTTAAATAGTTTGTTACGGAACCAGTGATACTCAACATTGTATCCTCGTACGCCTAATATGTTCATTAGTATTTCTTAGTCCGTATTCTTCTTATTTAAAGAATGAACAATTTAAAGTTTCAGTTGGCATCATGTTAGGGAATCTTAGACTAAGAAATGAAATGCCGTTTACAGTAGACGcccctacaacataaataaccTGCTTCAAGGACGTTTACGTTATACAAACCGTAAATCACACGTAAATAGCCTAATGCTTCcgagatcttcccaaactcacccctttgaccttcaaaaaagaaaaaacttgagtttttaatataatgactgtacagtaactgtgataTTAATGGTATTTTATCACTTAAACTTGGTTTACGGTCTATGATGATAGTAATTTTACGTTAAGGCAAAAGGAacgcacaccttcaatgtcaatttaaattgattttttcacacagcaaggtctatgctgtaaaaagaaaaatattgcatgagtctaaaatgaagtaaaacaaaattatatatttactataataagagaggTGTCTGCatggttaggataaaagattgctAGCAACTAGACTTCAACTTGTTGCACACAGTTTCATAGACTAACATTTCTTCCAAGTGCAGCAACTTATTCTTTGGGCTTTATTGGTTTCAGGGTACTTGTATATAAATAGAAATACCCCTAtagggggtcctcccatgttttgtgacgattctgacgacccgacgacagggatatttaaaaggTGACAGACGAGatgaccatttatcaatgtaggtgacgaggtgacGAAGATtttgtaagtaggattactaaaggtacggctgcacgtaacgaatttttcgtcggttctgagttctgaccgaaatcacgaaaaacgcagaattaattgGTCGAAATTCAAAGACTTATTTGAGCTgggcatgcccaccgagttcgtcgacaaAACGCTTTCAATTGccagattaaaaaaattattagtgagcacgattctagcagctttagcaattagtatagtccaaaaCATATATctcgacacacaataaaaatacataagtatttcaacatagaacacacgatgtaactgtttaggtcgcgctattgttggttaacgagcacgactctagcaaattttaagatatatgtagtccgagaacataatgcgacacacaagaaaaatattacagaaagttaccatagtaaatacgatgcaaccgacttgattgcgctagagatgtcaacattttctaccacaaaacttttgctgctaaaaaggaaatataattaaaaaataaacaatttgtagctatagcgtccaaacaataaatacattcaataacgcaatctaagcagttgcgtcgtgtgtactatgttgaattgcacttatacttttattgtgtgtcattatacgtctgtTGGACGTCATCATACGTCTCTCTAATCGCAAAAGCTGCTGatatcgtgctcgctagcacgattctagcagcgcagaataattctgtgtttcaatcatttcgtgattttggttagaaccaacggaaattttgttacgtgtagccatacctttactaactttttatttgttcataaatcaccacggtcaaccgaaacttaactagttttggtttgaagcatctggcccagcatttatagactgccaaaaaattaaagcaatgaaatgccacgaccttgacagcaaatccgtttccaagtctgtgactgacagtgattattaaagacaatcttggtctattttcagtacaagaaatatagccctaaaaacctaacacggctgtcactcttcgcggggtaatcagcaacgctcccaaacatcactaataagtttgtgaaggtcgctggttgagccatgcttttggttagcaaaagttcaaactgagctagtttcagatttttaacgcaacccagtgccaccagaatagatatttgtattaaaataacgaatgtgaagaaaaagGTTGATTTGGttgccaacttgaaaaaggtgacagtgattttaaaagtgacgacagtgattttaaaagtgacgacagtgattttaaaagtgactattctgacgacaactttgtgtggtaggaccccccccccccccgcccCCCCTATACATCGTTTTCTCTCAAGTCTGGCAGGAGAAGAAATGAtatttttgaggctaactgtGAGACTCTCATTTttaaaatcgaatttgagaacttgcactgatTTGatgctttacattatatggaatttcttatgtaatacgaagcaaaaacttcatttAAATTCTTTACGATTTGTGGAATTTATGTTAAAAGAGGTTTACGTCATAGGAGCGTCTTGTTTAATGTTAAACTGATTGTTGGAATTGATTAAACTTTTTGGTTGGTCACTTCTCTGCATAGTTATTTGTCAGTCGCCTAAAGCTGGCGCGTAAAGCCTAGCTTTTCCTGAATTTCTGAAATTAGGTATTTGAGCGTACCGCATACAAAATTATTGAAATGAGTTTTGGAAGATAGATAAACTTTTTATAAACTTTAAGTTGAAAAGCGGTTCCCGCTTTAAGAAGTCTATTTTCACCGAAGTTTCATAATGGAAGTAGCGATTGATGTGGTCAATTGTGTTTCAGCCTTCCAgcacattttaaaaaaattttctggGTGCCAAGATTTGGTCATCACTGATTTTTGTGTTTAACTCAGCCTCCCAACGTTACATAGCATGTCACCCTTTGCAGTTGTGTTTTATAGTGAAATGATGACTGATGTATCTGGAGCTATGCAGCATGGTTTAACACTCGTCAGTTCATTCTTAACTTGTATCCGTGGTCTAGCTTATTTCCCAtaaaccctttcactgccgtaggcGCATTTTTgggactttcccagcaattgcgtagtgacttaattttattatttgtttacaacataaccaacggtttttaggaattttatggtattgacagtgttgtccgaagatttctctataaaattaacctaaaatcacgaagcaattttaaatttttgtttgtgaatttctaatttgaaaacgaacattttttttcGAAGTTcgaactatttagtgttattatggctttcaTAAGTACTTCCCGAATTAGTAAACTgagaattacttatgttgatgacattatagccgattcagattttcgtgattacacaaataatttaagtagcagcactgactaggtggtgaaagtaatagttttgcaagagagaacattgtagaggatcgttgtAGTTTCGTAGCAATTGTAGCTTCACAAAGCTTTAGCAATGTACAAAGTATAGATACGTTGAATTTTTGGCATAGCACTATTTGTTAATatgttaacaaaataaaatataacaaaagtgttctagatagattttgaagttaaaaaacattgtatacataggtatcatgaagcaaaatcggcaatttttggtaaaatggctggcagtaagccaatagctaaatttgtacatggatggcagtgaaagtgttaaaatcctATAAGTATCTTATCCTTCATAGTTGTATGagtttgttttatattgttCAAGCTACTTACACTTGTTACTTACACCTGTTTTTATTTAGGTTGAAGATGATCTAGGATTTCTCAGAGACCAGTCCACAACAATAGAAGTGAGCATGGCCAGAGTCTATAATTGGGATGTTAAGCGCCGGCAGCAGTCAAAGGCAGCAGCAGTAACTGAAGATTCTGAAACTTAGTTTTTTACACATTTTGTTCATGTCTTTAAAGTCAGTTTTGATAATATACAGGTGGATAGCAGTTAGAGAGAGAGCTAAGGTCATGGATTGAAGAGACGACATCTTTTTGCCTTGTATTATTTATAGTTTGTTCTATGATCATTTTAGAACCCCAGCTTGTTTGTTTGCTTCTCTTTGTAATGCATTGGCTATTCAAATATAGTGATTTTCATCATCTGTAAATATCTTCTGAAATATTATAGattgtttaatatttattaaatagttgCTAGTCAGTGTTTGCTGTCATCAATCACATTTAAAAACAAACCGCTACTGAACACTGATCAATGACAGCATTTTGATAAGGTGACGCTTGTAATATGAGACAAAGGAGAGAAGTTGATtatcatctatatatatcattctcaaagttttttcttggatctgtctgtcattccggctatagctaatAAGATCTTGCAATAAAGAATTAGTAATGAAAAAGATTTGGTTTTGGACCCTCCTGTTTGCCAGTCCGACACCATACccattaggccacagagattgatcTGTTCCTTAGCCGagatatgtcgctatatggaagCAAATACCCAATGGCTTTGCAGGGTACTAAACAGGGTTATTGTCTAACGTGAGACaatagctctcattagtaagcgtactgaaattttccattggcattgtgccagctaatagcaagtggcaggcaactctcattacttctcaatgtttataagctgatttttaatacccgggcaatgccggaaAGCGCAgctagtaatatattataactctgctTTTTACTAAAAGCTATTGTTGTTCAAGTAGTAAATACAgttgctgttttgtaatatagaTGGCGGCAAttaaaaaacaagaaaatactAATCAGGAATCGTGGCTGAGTTAGTGCAACAAGTGTACAAAATGTGTATTGAATAAAGACCATGATCCAAAAGCGAGTCCTACTTTAACGATTTCTGTTTCGGGGAGCACATctcttgttattttttatagttgATTATATTAAAATGATACAGGCTTTATTTTTGAATATCTTCGAAGTCTGGAGCTTAATTGCATCACACGCTACTTGCGGTTTTTCATCGTATACCAGGTTAAAGTTACAACTATTTGACTAATATAGTaacacataataataacaatataataacacGTATTATGTGTTTGGTTAGAAAACACATGTAGTCAAGTGTTTCTCACCAAACACTTTTGGCTACAtgtcataaaatatatttgcatatattatatatatatatattatatatt
Proteins encoded in this window:
- the LOC137403860 gene encoding prefoldin subunit 3-like; this encodes MMADQQKEEKSTNQAGIPKAVFVANVEKFMQESENETAEKVLRSLDEQYQKYKFMEQNLTTKKRRLKAQIPDIKGTLETVQHLMENSTETVDTQFLLADNLYVKAKVPPTDRVGLWLGANIMLEYSLEEAQALLEKNLSQAKSALDVVEDDLGFLRDQSTTIEVSMARVYNWDVKRRQQSKAAAVTEDSET